One Fulvia fulva chromosome 8, complete sequence DNA window includes the following coding sequences:
- a CDS encoding Trichothecene efflux pump TRI12, whose product MTSLDKERGATELRNFETSDTNSNGKGSAVEPQGENKVTFSFFMTMLGLSMAFIVAEVTPLFLVTCFTVIAYDLNAIEQVIWVIVAPYIATGAIAPFVGAMSDLMGRRGVILASLVMAVVAFILLGAAPNFAVFLVGQVIVGMAIGIQLLTVIAAASELVTVAKRGATIGYIVIGFFPFAAASLYGQLIAERNWRWIFLLLGIWSAISFVVLFIFYRPPPRAAAAGLTKMQLLGRLDYVGCTLSVLGVVLFLVGINWGGQTYSWGSARVVCMLVFGIVSLIAFGVYERFFCKYPMFPGRLIQSKRHFTAVSILCLTSGVNYVPLTVFWTIQTYSVYGASFAQAGLWLLPLGFCIAGGAVIAAIGMTVFKRHIQWLLLFFCIMQTVGIACMSLFDPNNINTVWAPMIFGLIGVGAVLLPSQVVFSVISPDDLIGTSVALSLVIRMIGQVVGKSMFYNIFKSELQKRATSILAFPAISVGFGGPDVVERITKLITTMTAGPLSHYVALFPEIQGPEELATVVTAGQELYSKVFPLLYLVSIPWGVLACVSCLALWGIDKYMVDTVAVHL is encoded by the exons ATGACGTCCCTAGACAAAGAACGCGGAGCGACAGAGCTGAGGAATTTCGAGACGAGCGATACTAATAGCAATGGCAAGGGATCTGCTGTTGAGCCGCAGGGCGAGAACAAG GTGACCTTCAGCTTCTTCATGACCATGCTCGGTCTCAGCATGGCTTTCATTGTCGCTGAAGTCACGCCTCTGTTCCTGGTAACCTGCTTCACGGTCATCGCCTACGACCTCAATGCCATAGAGCAAGTCATCTGGGTCATCGTCGCACCCTACATCGCTACTGGAGCAATCGCACCTTTCGTTGGAGCGATGTCTGACTTGATGGGTCGACGAGGAGTCATCCTGGCATCTTTGGTAATGGCGGTTGTGGCCTTCATCTTGCTCGGAGCAGCACCGAACTTTGCCGTATTCCTGGTCGGGCAGGTGATCGTGGGAATGGCCATTGGGATTCAGCTCCTGACTGTCATCGCTGCCGCATCAGAGTTGGTGACTGTTGCAAAGAGAGGTGCAACGATCGGATACATCGTCATTGGATTTTTCCCCTTCGCTGCTGCTAGTCTGTATGGTCAGCTTATCGCCGAACGAAACTGGAGGTGGATCTTCCTACTACTTGGAATCTGGTCAGCCATCTCATTCGTCGTGCTCTTCATCTTCTACAGACCACCACCTAGAGCAGCCGCCGCGGGCTTGACAAAGATGCAGCTTCTCGGACGTCTGGACTACGTTGGATGTACACTTTCGGTCCTGGGAGTGGTACTTTTCTTAGTGGGCATCAATTGGGGTGGCCAGACCTATTCTTGGGGATCTGCGAGGGTTGTATGCATGCTGGTCTTCGGCATCGTGTCCCTCATCGCGTTcggcgtctacgagcgcTTCTTCTGCAAATATCCGATGTTCCCAGGACGACTGATTCAGAGCAAGAGGCACTTTACTGCCGTGTCGATTCTGTGCTTGACATCCGGTGTCAACTATGTGCCTCTGACCGTATTCTGGACGATCCAGACATACAGCGTCTACGGGGCTAGCTTTGCGCAGGCTGGCCTCTGGCTGCTACCTCTCGGGTTCTGCATTGCTGGTGGTGCAGTAATCGCCGCTATCGGAATGACAGTCTTCAAGCGACACATTCAGTGGCTATTGCTATTCTTCTGTATCATGCAGACAGTCG GCATCGCCTGCATGTCCCTTTTCGACCCGAACAACATTAATACCGTCTGGGCCCCGATGATCTTCGGTCTCATCGGTGTAGGCGCTGTCTTGTTGCCATCGCAAGTCGTCTTCTCGGTCATCTCGCCAGATGACCTGATCGGGACCAGCGTAGCACTCTCGCTGGTCATTCGCATGATCGGACAAGTCGTAGGCAAGTCCATGTTCTACAACATCTTCAAGTCCGAGCTGCAGAAGAGAGCCACCAGCATTCTCGCCTTCCCTGCGATCTCAGTCGGATTTGGAGGTCCAGACGTTGTCGAAAGGATCACGAAACTGATCACTACCATGACTGCCGGACCATTGAGCCACTATGTTGCTCTGTTCCCGGAGATCCAAGGACCGGAAGAGTTGGCGACTGTGGTGACTGCTGGGCAGGAGCTGTACAGTAAGGTCTTTCCACTGTT